One genomic segment of Pseudomonas fortuita includes these proteins:
- a CDS encoding glycine cleavage system protein R, producing MDHLVLTVIAPDKAGQVERIAQCIADHSGNWLESRMSRMAGQFAGILRVAVPAENYAELVASLQGLARYDIRVLIAESGIEPSCTWKPIAMELVGNDRPGIVRDITRLLADLGVNLERFTTEVRPAPMSSEPLFHADALLALPLTLSLDELQQKLESLADDLMVELKLRAED from the coding sequence GTGGATCATCTTGTACTGACTGTTATCGCCCCTGACAAGGCCGGCCAGGTCGAACGCATTGCCCAGTGCATCGCCGACCACAGTGGCAACTGGCTGGAAAGCCGCATGTCGCGCATGGCCGGGCAGTTTGCCGGCATCTTGCGGGTGGCGGTGCCGGCAGAGAATTATGCTGAACTGGTGGCGTCGTTGCAGGGGTTGGCGAGGTATGACATTCGGGTGCTGATTGCCGAGAGCGGTATTGAACCGTCGTGCACCTGGAAGCCGATTGCCATGGAGCTGGTGGGGAATGACCGGCCGGGGATCGTGCGCGACATTACCCGGTTGCTGGCGGATCTGGGCGTGAACCTTGAGCGGTTTACCACTGAGGTACGGCCGGCACCGATGAGCAGCGAACCACTGTTTCATGCAGATGCCTTGCTGGCGCTGCCGTTGACCCTTTCACTGGATGAACTGCAGCAGAAGCTGGAGAGCCTGGCGGATGATTTGATGGTGGAGTTGAAGTTGCGGGCGGAGGATTGA
- the rarD gene encoding EamA family transporter RarD: protein MHAANPRRGYILGLSAYIIWGLFPIYFKAIQNVPAVEIIVHRVLWSALFGSLLLLVWKHPGWWRELRDNPRRLGILALSGALIAGNWLTYVWSVNNGRMLEASLGYYINPLINVLLGMLILGERLRRLQWLAVGMAALGVAQQVWQVGSLPWVSLVLALSFGFYGLIRKQAPVAALPGLVVETWMLVPLALGWLLLHPAAMSAQGAFYTSSEALWLMAAGPVTLIPLVCFNAAARHLPYTTLGFLQYLAPTLVLLQAVLLFDEHLSSSTLVAFMFIWAGLAIYSVDAWMSLRKRS, encoded by the coding sequence CATCATCTGGGGCCTGTTCCCCATTTACTTCAAGGCAATCCAGAACGTCCCGGCAGTGGAGATCATTGTCCACCGGGTGCTCTGGTCGGCACTGTTCGGCTCGCTGCTGCTACTGGTGTGGAAACACCCCGGCTGGTGGCGCGAACTGCGTGACAACCCGCGCCGGCTGGGCATTCTGGCGCTGAGCGGTGCACTGATCGCCGGCAACTGGCTGACCTATGTGTGGTCGGTAAACAACGGCCGCATGCTCGAGGCCAGCCTGGGTTACTACATCAACCCGCTGATCAACGTGTTGCTGGGCATGCTGATACTTGGCGAGCGCCTGCGCCGCCTGCAATGGCTGGCGGTGGGCATGGCCGCCTTAGGCGTAGCACAGCAGGTGTGGCAGGTAGGCAGCCTGCCTTGGGTGTCGCTGGTGCTGGCGTTGAGCTTCGGCTTCTACGGGCTGATTCGCAAACAGGCGCCAGTGGCGGCATTGCCGGGCCTGGTGGTGGAAACCTGGATGCTGGTGCCGCTGGCCCTTGGCTGGCTGCTGCTGCACCCGGCGGCGATGAGTGCCCAAGGGGCGTTTTACACCAGCAGCGAAGCCTTGTGGTTGATGGCTGCCGGGCCGGTAACGCTGATACCGCTGGTGTGCTTCAACGCTGCGGCGAGGCACCTGCCGTATACCACCTTGGGCTTCCTGCAGTACCTGGCGCCCACCTTGGTGCTGTTGCAGGCCGTCCTGCTGTTCGATGAACATTTGTCGTCGAGCACCCTAGTGGCGTTCATGTTCATCTGGGCGGGTCTGGCGATTTACAGCGTTGATGCGTGGATGAGTTTGCGCAAGCGAAGCTGA